A stretch of DNA from Cumulibacter manganitolerans:
CGAACGCCAACGCCGGCGATCACCCACGCCCGCCGCCACCACCCGGCCAGCCCGGCCACACCGACAGGCCAGCCGCCGCTCGTGAAACATCGAGGCTAGCGCGCTCGGGCCCCCAGGCCGCTACCCTTGGCGGCTCTGTACGGCCCCCCTCCCCCACCACGCGGGCTCTTCTCCGGTGTTGAGCGCGGCCGGCAGGCCGCCCTGTTGTGGCGTCCGGTGCGAGCGTGCGGGGAACCGCGATGACACTCTCGCGGCGATCAAGTCAACGTTGGATCTCTCCGGTCGCCCGCGCGACGACCAGGCGAACACCGCACCGGCGTCCGCGGCAGGCAGCGGTGCGTTCGAGACCGGAACGTTCGCGCCAAGGAACCGGGTTGGCTGCGCGCGGCGTTGAGCTAACCTGCCCCTCGTGTGTGGGGTTGGCCGGCCGTGCCATATCCCGACCGCGAGAACTTTGCTGCGAGAACTCTGCTGCCGTCGAGCTCTGAGCTGCCTTGCGCAACCGAAAAAGCGTCGGCCGCCGAACTCTCCGCCCCAGGTCACCAAGGCGCCGCGTGATCCCGGTCGACACGACCCATGCGGTGACGACGCGGCCCCCTTCCACCCAGACAAACCGTCTTAGTAAGGTAAGCCTCACTTAAGCTACCACATCGAAAGGTCTTCCATGCGTCGCTCGTTCGTCCTCGCTCTCGCGACCCTCCCGCTCGCCTTCGCCGCACTTTCCGCGTGCAGCGAAGACTCATCCACCGACGCATCGCAGAAGCCAGCGGTCGCCGATGGGGTGATCAAGCAGTACGAAGTGCTGGCCGACGAGGTCGCCGAGAAGGGGCAGACCGTCAAGTCCGGACCGTGGACGGTCCATCTCATTACCGAGGCGGCCGAGCCTTGGCATGAGGTGCCGAGCGGCGGAGCGAGCAAGTTCCGCGAGCCGGCGGCCGGGGAGACGAACCACATCGAGATCATTCCGGTGGAGACTTCGACCGGCCGAGTCATTCCGGACGTCCCGATAACGCTGGAGGTCCTCGACGCCCAGGGCGCCGCGATCCAGAAGCTGGACCTGAACTTCTACTACTCGACGTTCTTCCACTACGCGAGCAACTTCTCCATCGCGGAGCCCGGCACCTACACGGTCCGCGCCACCCTCGGCGTGCCCGCCTTCAATCGGCACGGCGAGGCGGCCGAGCAGCCGCCGCTGTCTCAGGGCGCGACCGTCGAGTTCACGAACGTGCACTTGGGCCCAGAGAAGTGACGCCAACGAACGCCCCGCACCAGGAGACCCCGGAAGGGATCTTTATGACACCCGCTCGCCATCCAGATCACCTCCGCTCCTACGGGGTGGCTGTCTTTCGGGTCCTCGTCGGGTTCCTGTTCGCCAGCCATGGTGTTGCGTCGCTGTTCGGGCTCTTCGGCGGTGCCCACGGCGGCGGTACCGTGCCGGTCGGAGCATGGCCCGGGTGGTACGCGGCCGTCATTCAGGTCGTGTGCGGGCTACTCGTTGCCGCTGGGTTGTTCACGCGCCCGGCAGCGCTGGTCGCTTCGGGCTCGATGGCCTACGCCTACATCGTGGTCCACCAGCCCGTCGCCTTGCACCCCCTGCAGAACAACGGCGAGTCGTCGGCGTTGTACTGCTGGGTGTTCCTGCTCCTGCTGTTCACCGGGCCCGGGGCGTTCGCGCTTGATCGCAAAATTGGCCAGATCCGCAGCCCGCAGGCGGTCTAATCGACCGGCTCATGGTCGAGCTGCCGTAGTTCGGTGAATCGACTCGCCTGCGGAGTCGGCGGGCTTGGCCGTGTCCGCTGGTGCTGTCGGCGTGAGGGGTAGGTGCGACCGTGAGGGAGTCCCCGGCCCGGTGCCAGTGCGAAGGCCGACGGCCGAGCTCCGATTGGGCTCTTGCCGGAGGCCGCCAGCCCTGTGGTGGGCAGCGGCGGGCCCGGCAACCGTCGGGGGGTGGGTCGCCGGGCCCTCGGTGCGACGCTACGGGATGTAGCGGCCTGGTTCACGGATTCAGCGCGGCCGCGATGGCGGTGATGGGCTCGCCTGCCTTGGCCCGCGTCCACGCTTCGCCGCACGGCTGCAGCCCGGCGGCCCGCAGCGCGGCAGCGAGGGCCTTGTTATCAGCAGTGGCGGCGGCCTTGGCTGCTTTCGTCGATTCCTGCACGCTCACGTCCTTCGCTCCGTTGGCGACGGCGGCGACCGCGTCGAGGACGTGCGAGGCGCGCTCGTACGCGATCGCGACCCGCTGCGGGTCGCGGGTCCATTCCGCGGCGTAGCGGGCGGACCCGCGCGCAAGGTCGCCTTGCCCGTAGGCGGTCAGCAGCCCGAACGCGACCGCTTCGGCTTCGGCTTCCATGTCGCCGCGGTGGTCGCCGGCGTAGGGCCGCTCGTCGGTGGCTCCGTGCAGCAGCGCGTGCGCGATCTCGTGCGCCAGGGTCTCGACCGCGGCCCACCCGGCCAGGGCGCCGTTGATGGTGATCGCGCGGGCCGCGTGCGCGGTGGACCCGCCCGCGGCGGTGTCGCGGGGCGAGCGGGTGACGCTCCAGCCCTGCGCGGTGATCCACGCGGCCAGCCGCTCGAACACGTCGCGGGCCTCCCCCGCGGGCAGCTCGGGCGCCGCGTACGCGGCCGCCGCGGTCTCGCCGTGCTCGTTGGTGACATCCTGCGCGCGGTAGGTGCGTTCGATCTTGAAGACGGTCTTACGCACCGCGCCGGCGGTGTCGTTCGGGCACTTCTTGCCCGTCTCCGGGTCGACCCAGACGGGAATGGGCCGGGAGTAGATCGCCAAGGCCGGCCCGTGCGGGGTGAATCCGCGCCTGCGCCACACGTACGCGGGCGCGATCTCCTCGGCGGCGGCCTGGGTCGCTGCGGCGAACGCGTCAGCGTCGTTCATGCCCGCACCGGCGAACCGGTCCCACAGCTGGCTGAGGATGAGTGCCTGGTTGTTCGGCGAGTAGGCCGGGTGCCCGGCGCGCAGCCGCAGGGCCCGCGCGGCCATCGCCGCGGGCCAGCCGGCCGGGTTCTCCATGAACGCGGCTGCCTGCTGCGTGAGTGCAGCGCGGGTGGCGGTGTGGTCGATCGTCTGCTGGCTCATGAGGTTTGCCTCCCGGCGGTGTGGGGCGTTGATGCCCGGCAGGCCCTGGCGCCTGCCGCACTGCCGATCAGCCACCGAAGCGAGGGCCCCGCGGCCCAGGGACAGCGCAGCTGAGGCGCCAGAAGATGTCCGAGGAAATAAGCCACCCCTCCCCCGCGTTCGGGCCGGGGCGAAGCCTCCTTGGCCCGAGCCGGCAGGCATCGGTGGCGCCGAGGATCTTGTGGGGCCGCGCCCTGGGTGGTGGGTGCGCAGGTGGTAGGCAGCCACACACTCGGTGAGCGAGCAGAGCCGACGCAGGAGGCGGCGCGAGCGGGACAACGCTTGACCGAGCGTGAGCGAGGACCGCGCGGCGTCGGGCTCGTCGGTGATGCGGGCGCCGGCGCGCAGTGCCCGTTGGCCGGCGGAGGGTTCACAGCGGTCGAGGTTTGCGAGAAGGCCGAACGCCGAACGCGGGCAGCTGCTTGCCGTACTGGATACGCGCCCCGCAGCTCGTCCCGGCCGGGCTCCGGGCGGACCTGAGTTGCTCGGCGAATTATTCAGCGACGGCCGTCCTCGCCGGCGTTCCTTGCCGGCGGAAGAGGCGAAGCTGCCGGCAAGGGTCTCGTCTGAACGCCGAGCACCGTGCACAATCGTCGGTAGGAATAGTCTCGTGAGCAGCACGGACACGACGCGCGGCTCTGGAGAGACGATGCGCAAACCCACCGCGCTTGTCGTGGACGACGCTACTTTCATTCGGGAAGCCTTTCCCGTCCTCATGCCGCAGCTGGACGTACGCGGCGCCTTCCCGACCGCTGAGGCCCTGCTGGTCTCGCGTCGGCGCGCCGACGTCGTTGTGCTGGAGCTGCAAGAAGCCCAGAAATGCCCCGTGGAGCTGCGGGCAGGCATGGCCGCGTTGCGGACCTTGACGCGGGCCGGGTACGCCGTCTGCGTCTACACGCAAGAGCAGCGGCCGTTCGTGCACGCCGCTTGCCTGGCCTCCGGAGCCGTCGGCGTCGTCTCGAAGTCCGCTCCCTCCCCTCTCGCCCAGGACGCGTTTGTCGACGTCGCCAACGGGGGCACCGAGTTCCCGCCAGAGCTACTCGCCCGGATTCAGCAGCTCAGTGAGCGCGGAGGGCTCGGACTGCTCTCACCGCGCAAGCGGCAGATCTTCGCCGCCCGCGCGCGTGGAATGTCGATCACCGCGATCGCTGCGACGTTGCTCGATGAGCCCGAGGCGCTGGCCGTTGAGGAATGGCACATCACCGGACGGTTGGTCCGCGAGTTCCTCTCCTACGCCTCCCTGGCAATGATCAGCCGCCAGCTCGGCCTCGATCCTGAGGACTTCGCTGACATCTGGCCCATCCCGTTCACCGACACCATCGACGAGCCGCACTACGGCACCCTGGACACGCCCGCGGCGGTCGACCCGCACGCCTAAGCGGTACCGGGTCAGCAACCG
This window harbors:
- a CDS encoding DoxX family protein, with translation MAVFRVLVGFLFASHGVASLFGLFGGAHGGGTVPVGAWPGWYAAVIQVVCGLLVAAGLFTRPAALVASGSMAYAYIVVHQPVALHPLQNNGESSALYCWVFLLLLFTGPGAFALDRKIGQIRSPQAV
- a CDS encoding ImmA/IrrE family metallo-endopeptidase, translating into MSQQTIDHTATRAALTQQAAAFMENPAGWPAAMAARALRLRAGHPAYSPNNQALILSQLWDRFAGAGMNDADAFAAATQAAAEEIAPAYVWRRRGFTPHGPALAIYSRPIPVWVDPETGKKCPNDTAGAVRKTVFKIERTYRAQDVTNEHGETAAAAYAAPELPAGEARDVFERLAAWITAQGWSVTRSPRDTAAGGSTAHAARAITINGALAGWAAVETLAHEIAHALLHGATDERPYAGDHRGDMEAEAEAVAFGLLTAYGQGDLARGSARYAAEWTRDPQRVAIAYERASHVLDAVAAVANGAKDVSVQESTKAAKAAATADNKALAAALRAAGLQPCGEAWTRAKAGEPITAIAAALNP
- a CDS encoding response regulator, translated to MSSTDTTRGSGETMRKPTALVVDDATFIREAFPVLMPQLDVRGAFPTAEALLVSRRRADVVVLELQEAQKCPVELRAGMAALRTLTRAGYAVCVYTQEQRPFVHAACLASGAVGVVSKSAPSPLAQDAFVDVANGGTEFPPELLARIQQLSERGGLGLLSPRKRQIFAARARGMSITAIAATLLDEPEALAVEEWHITGRLVREFLSYASLAMISRQLGLDPEDFADIWPIPFTDTIDEPHYGTLDTPAAVDPHA